The Flavobacteriales bacterium genome has a segment encoding these proteins:
- a CDS encoding PAS domain S-box protein, translated as MHRLDGYWEETFQAAFQHSPHGIAIVSDVGQWVYFNDFLCSMLGYSEKELKEKTFQDITHPEDLRSDLDLYEQVLEGKIRDYSIAKRYIKKDASELWCLLSVVGVFDENDKFLYFVSQIRDNHEQLMQEQQLFNTAEETRKFLKILSHDMREPLREINYELHKIKNMYHDVGPYIENSVKNIERLLGRVSNILEDLSIYSNVSMLKEKDKAIKPLVFTDFLSNYFPKIIQEFNKVISIRVEENDLFNLINQLYLNSVKFRHQDRMTKVKISCFDYAGEWILCYEDNGIGIDEKFWEKVFEPLFQVEKFLHEGNGIGLSICKKICKKYYGDIIISESSHEGTRFKIRLKK; from the coding sequence ATGCATAGATTAGATGGATACTGGGAAGAAACATTTCAAGCCGCTTTTCAACATTCGCCACACGGAATAGCGATAGTTTCTGATGTTGGGCAATGGGTTTATTTTAATGACTTCCTATGTTCTATGTTGGGCTACTCAGAGAAAGAGTTAAAAGAAAAAACCTTCCAAGATATTACTCATCCTGAAGATTTACGATCAGATTTGGATTTGTATGAACAAGTATTAGAGGGAAAGATTAGAGATTATTCTATAGCCAAAAGATACATTAAAAAAGACGCAAGTGAGTTATGGTGCTTATTAAGTGTTGTTGGGGTTTTTGACGAAAATGATAAGTTTTTGTATTTTGTATCTCAGATTAGAGATAATCATGAGCAATTAATGCAGGAACAGCAATTATTTAATACGGCGGAAGAAACCAGAAAATTTTTAAAAATTCTTTCTCACGACATGAGAGAGCCATTGAGGGAAATTAACTATGAATTACATAAAATTAAAAATATGTATCATGATGTAGGCCCATATATTGAAAATTCAGTAAAAAATATTGAAAGATTATTAGGTCGAGTATCGAATATATTAGAGGATTTATCAATTTATTCCAATGTATCTATGTTAAAAGAAAAAGACAAAGCCATAAAACCATTAGTTTTTACTGATTTTTTATCCAATTATTTTCCTAAAATTATTCAGGAGTTTAATAAGGTGATATCTATAAGGGTAGAAGAAAACGATTTATTTAATTTAATAAATCAGCTATATTTAAATTCTGTAAAATTTAGACATCAAGACAGAATGACTAAAGTAAAAATTAGCTGTTTTGATTATGCAGGGGAATGGATTTTATGTTACGAAGATAACGGTATTGGAATTGATGAAAAGTTTTGGGAGAAAGTTTTTGAACCTTTATTTCAAGTTGAGAAATTTTTGCATGAGGGTAATGGTATAGGACTATCTATATGCAAAAAGATTTGTAAAAAATATTATGGAGATATTATTATTTCAGAGTCTTCCCACGAAGGAACTAGATTTAAAATAAGATTAAAAAAATGA
- a CDS encoding PAS domain S-box protein has protein sequence MNISDLKDKFFNSYYSLVFHQAPYGICVINKQGSFIKSNKVFSKMMGYSADELKDIKFIDITHPDDVEYDKLCMSQFEKKEIKEIRIKKKYIHKKNYEIDVFVGVSPIYVNEVLKYYICIFQDVNKDKMIFDDITASEYQKQQLEELNQELEEFSYIASHDLKSPLRSIATFTNLLESKIAKCENVDEKILYYLDNIKSSITQAENLVTDLLELSRAQKENGNEIEVDLNSFINEIVNDKLKYLEGISDVSISITGSGVIKAPELHISQVFTNIINNAVKYRDLNKDSTIDIKIENYDTKVYVEVSDNGIGIDKKYHQDIFKPFKRLHSNKQYEGSGIGLFTCKKILEKYNGGILIKHSEEGVGTTLSLSWGKDHA, from the coding sequence ATGAATATATCAGATTTAAAAGATAAATTCTTTAACTCTTATTATAGTTTAGTTTTTCATCAAGCTCCTTATGGTATATGCGTTATAAATAAGCAGGGATCGTTTATTAAGTCTAATAAAGTTTTTTCTAAGATGATGGGGTATTCAGCCGATGAATTAAAAGACATTAAATTTATAGATATTACCCATCCCGACGATGTAGAGTATGACAAGCTCTGTATGAGTCAGTTTGAAAAGAAAGAAATTAAAGAGATTAGAATAAAAAAGAAGTATATACATAAAAAAAATTATGAAATAGATGTCTTTGTTGGTGTTAGCCCTATTTATGTGAATGAAGTATTAAAATATTACATTTGTATTTTTCAAGATGTGAATAAAGACAAGATGATTTTTGACGACATCACCGCTTCAGAATACCAAAAACAACAATTAGAAGAATTAAACCAAGAACTAGAAGAGTTTTCTTATATCGCTTCCCATGATTTAAAATCGCCTTTAAGGTCAATAGCCACATTTACCAATTTACTTGAGTCAAAGATTGCGAAGTGCGAAAATGTAGATGAGAAAATTCTTTATTATTTAGATAATATAAAGTCATCTATAACCCAAGCTGAAAATTTAGTAACTGATTTATTAGAATTATCTCGCGCTCAAAAAGAAAACGGCAATGAAATTGAAGTTGATTTGAATTCTTTTATTAATGAGATAGTAAATGATAAATTAAAATATTTAGAGGGAATATCTGATGTTTCTATTAGTATTACTGGCAGTGGGGTTATAAAAGCTCCTGAGTTACATATCTCTCAAGTTTTCACTAATATAATAAATAACGCAGTTAAATACAGGGACTTAAACAAAGATTCTACGATAGATATTAAGATTGAAAATTATGACACTAAGGTTTATGTAGAAGTTTCCGATAATGGTATTGGTATAGATAAAAAATACCACCAAGATATATTTAAGCCTTTTAAAAGATTGCACTCCAATAAGCAGTACGAGGGATCGGGCATAGGACTTTTCACTTGTAAGAAAATACTAGAGAAGTATAATGGGGGAATACTAATAAAACATTCAGAAGAGGGAGTTGGCACTACTTTATCTTTATCTTGGGGGAAAGATCATGCATAG
- a CDS encoding response regulator, translated as MKHDIEKIANDLQESSFNIHKLDKENFSSLGGDINILYLEDKESDASLVKEVLDIDDVNIDIAHNYELAIAKFELKYYNAFIVDILLNDKYSGFDYIDFLQKMGIKNIVVLTGFTNEEVKRKCTERGIDKIYKKEEIFNLINSGGGNAKILENLLFN; from the coding sequence ATGAAACACGATATTGAAAAAATAGCAAATGATTTACAGGAATCTTCTTTTAATATACATAAATTAGATAAGGAAAATTTTTCATCACTCGGAGGGGATATTAATATTTTATATTTAGAAGATAAAGAATCTGATGCTTCTTTAGTAAAAGAAGTGTTGGATATTGATGATGTAAATATAGATATAGCTCATAATTATGAGTTAGCCATTGCCAAGTTTGAACTGAAATATTACAATGCTTTTATTGTCGATATTCTGTTAAATGATAAATATTCTGGCTTTGATTATATTGATTTCTTACAAAAGATGGGTATAAAAAACATTGTTGTTTTAACTGGCTTTACAAACGAAGAAGTAAAAAGAAAGTGTACTGAAAGAGGTATTGATAAAATTTATAAAAAGGAAGAGATATTTAACCTTATTAACTCAGGAGGTGGGAATGCTAAGATTTTAGAAAACTTATTATTTAATTAA